Below is a window of Synechococcus sp. RSCCF101 DNA.
TCGTCAATGGAGTTGCCCTGCAGGGTCTACCCCCATGCGGGGGTGGCGGGAGGTGGCCATAACCGGGCCTTGCATTGAAGAGTTGCTTCAGAATGATGGTTCGCTGATTCGATGCCAGCGCAAGCTGCTATGCCTCTGCTCGATGCCGTGATGCGGCAACGGGCATTGAGTACAATCATGATCGGCTGGAAGAGAAGAAGAACCCCAAGAAGAACCCCAAGAAGAACCCCAAGACATGCCGGAGGCCCGAGATCCTGGGAATGATTCCCAACGCCGGCAACGTGGTGATGCTGCTGCTCCCGGTCAGGGCAGCGCCTCGCCACCATCGACGGATGCTCAGCCAGTCGGGGCCGAAGGGCGCCGGACTCCGGAGCAGGGGTGGGACGCGTCTGAGCCCGGCGAGGCCGGCAGCGGTGATTCCGTCAGCCACCTGGTCTGCATCGGCGCTTCAGCGGGTGGCCTGGAGGCCATCGAGGAGCTTCTGGCGGGCCTGCCAGCGCTCTCCGGCCTGGCCGTGATCCTGGCGATGCATGTCGCCCCGGACAAGCCGACCAACCTGCCGGACTATCTGAGCCGGAAGACCGCGTTGGAGGTCGTGCTGGCGGCCGATGGAATGGCCCTCAGGCCAGGCGCTCTGGTGGTTGCGCAGCCCGGCCGGGATCTCACCCTCAACGGCAGCACGATTGCGTTTGTGCAGCCGCAGGAGGGCGCTTTCTCCGTTCCAAGCATTGACAGGTTCTTCCACTCGGCGGCCAGCAGCTGGGCAGAGCGCTGCATCGGCATCGTTCTCTCCGGCTCTGGCTCGGATGGCGCCATGGGCCTGCGGGCGATCCGCAGCGGTGGTGGCCTGACCATTGTTCAGAACCCGGCAACGGCTCGCTTTTCGTCCATGCCCCAATCAGCGTTCGCCTACGGGGGTGCGGAATGGGCTCTCGATGCCGGGACCATCGGGTCTGCGTTGGAGCGCTATCTCCGGCCTGACGTGCCTGACCTTCCTGAGCAATCAGATCCTGCTCAGATGAGCCGGGAGGAGCAGCAGCAGGGCGAGCGATACCAGGAGCAGCAGCAGCAGGACGACCTTCTGCTTGATGTGACCAAACTGATCCTGAAGCGGCGCGGCATTGATTTCTCTCAGTACAAGCGCTCCACATTGCGTCGCCAGATCCGGCGAAGGATGGTTGTGGCTGGCGTGGAATCTCTGAAGAGCTATCTCGATCTGCTCAGGGATTCCCCGGATGAGGCGAATGAGCTGACACGAAACATGCTGGTCAGTGTGACGGCCTTTTTCCGTGATCCTGATGTGTTTGCCTGCCTCGCTCAGGCAATGCGCGATCTGCCAATTGTGGCTGATGACGACCGGCAGATGCGGATCTGGGTGCCGGGTTGTGCGACGGGGGAAGAGCTGTATTCGGTTGCCATGCTTGCGAGCGAGATCCTTGGCAATCCACCGGATCTCGGCCGCAGGCTCAAGCTGTTCGGTACGGATCTGGATGAGGAGAGTCTCACGATTGCCCGACGCGCGGTCTACACGCCCGATGCAGTGCAGGCCATACCGAGTGCACTTCGCTCGCGCTATCTCGTCTCTCAGGGCTACATGTACCGCATTCGAGAGGACATTCGAGACTGTGCCGTGTTTGCAAGGCACGATCTCTCTCAGGACCCTCCCTTTCCGGAGATTGATGTGATTTCCTGTCGCAATACGCTGATCTATTTCTCAAACCAGATGCAAGACAAAATCTTCGATACGTTCCGGTTCAGCCTGGTTGATCGTGGTCTGCTGATCCTGGGGCCATCGGAAATCCTTCGAACCCAGTCTCAGGGACTCGCCATCCTCAATGGTGAGCACCACATCTATTCCCGCTACGGCGGCTCAACGGTCCGTACACTGCGTGCCCCTGCTGTGGCGACCAAACCCACCAACCAGTCGCCAAGTCGGAGCAGGGACCAGCGCGCGCAATTCTCGACATCGTCCCAGTCCTACGGCAGCAGCTTCTGGTACGCCATCGTTGCCGCGGCGGTGGAGCCATCCCTGGTGCTCGATGACCGGGATCGCGTGCTGGAGGTGATCGGTGATGTGTCCGCCTTCTGCCAGATCCCTCCGGGCCAGTTGACCCATTCCCTGCTCAGGCTCATCAGGCCGGAATGGCGATCTGCTGTACGGGGACTTCTCGTTGCTCTGGAGGGGGGCGCCAGCTGTGTCTCCTCTCTGCCCCTGTCATCCGGAGCCGGCCGTGACCCGGTGGCATTGGTTCTCACGGCGCTTCCGCTGGATGGCAGGCCGTTCAAGCTGTTGAGCTTCCGGCCGATCTCCGCACCGATCACATTCCCCCAGAGTCAGAAGACATCGCTCGACGTGCCTCAGCTGCAACTGGCCGAGGAAGTCCACCGCCTTGAAGAGGAGTTGTTGGAGACGAAGGAATCGCAGCGGGTCTACATGGTGGAGCTCCAGTCTGCCAATGAGGAGCTCGAGGCCTCATCCGAGGAATTGCAGGCCTCATCGGAAGAACTGCAGTCGTCCAACGAAGAGCTGGAAGCCTCGAATGAGGAGCTGCAGGCTTCGAATCAGGAGTTTGCCTGCCTGAATGAAGAACTCCGCGAGCGCAGCGCTCAGCTTGAACTGGCCAACTGCGACCTGCGCAACATTCAGCAAGCGCTCTCTCAGGGGCTGATCATTCTCGATGAGATGCTTCGGATTCAGCGGTTCTCCTCTCTGGCGGTGCGCGTCTTCGCGCTTGTCGAGTCCGATGTCGGCTCAACCTTGATGTCTGTGCCCACAACGGTTCCCATCCATGACCTGGAGCGTGTGCTGTTGGGTGTTGTTCAGGATCAACAGGTTGTCACCCTGGAGTGTGAGAACAGCAAGTCGGCGTATCTGTTGCGCTTTGTTCCGTACAGCACCATCCCGGCGAACCGGAGCGGTGTGATCGTGACCATCACTGACATCTCAACCATTGTGCGCCTGCGCCGAACAGCGGAATCAACACTGGCGGATCTCAACCGAGTTGCGGATACATTGCAGGAAGGCATCTTCAAACGCGAGCTGGAGGGCGAGGGGCGCTTTGTGTTCGTCAGTCAACGCTTTGCGGACATTACTGGCCTTGATGGCGATCGCCTGGTTGTGGATCCCGGCCTGTTTGACGGGTGCATTCATCCTGACGACAGGGAGCGGGTCAAGGCCCAGAGGCAAAATCGGCCGTCAGGGCCGGTCTTGCTGAACTATCGCTTTCTGGTGACTGGCAGCCGTGAGGTCTGGATGAGAGAAACTGCAACGAGCATTGCTGAGGATGGTGCTTCCTACCTCGTGGGCACCCTCTCCGATATCACGGCTGAGGCGAAGAAGCAGTTGCACGCGGCTGAACTGTCCTCCGTCTTCGAGATGGTGTTCAACACCCGTGAGTTCGGTGTGATGGCCCTTGATCAGGATCTGACCATCACATTGGCCAATCCGGAGCTTGGCAACCTCAGCGGCTTTGCATTGGAGCACCTCACGGCGCGGCCCTTGTCCCTGCTGCTGTCACCTCAGGACTCAGGGCCCCTTCTCGCTGAGCTGCGCCACATGCTTACGCATCCTGCCGAAGGCGCTGGTTCACGCTGCATGCCGCTCACATGTGCCGATGGCTCCGAGATCTGGGTCGTTCTGGAGCTGCAGTGTCTGTCAACGCCGCTTCCAGCTTCCTCCATCATCATCACCGTCAAGGATGTCACCCTGCTGCGCTCCACCATCCAGGACCTCCAGCATCAGGCGTTGGAGGATCCACTCACCGGAGCCTGCAACAGCAAGGCCTTTCACCGCCAACTCCACCACGACATCCGGCGAGCCGAGCGCAGTCAGACCCCCCTGGCTGTGATCACGCTCGACATCGACTCATTCAAGGCCGTGAACGACCAGCATGGCCACCCTGCCGGCGATGCCGTGCTGGCTGAGACCGCTTCTCGCCTCAGCCGTGTCACCAGAGCGGGCTTCTCTGCCGTGGCCAGGATCGGCGGCGATGAGTTCGCTCTGTCTTTGACCGGCTTCTCATCGATGGCGGATCTGGATCGCGCCCTGATGCGCCTGATGGCTGAACTCTCCCATCCGTTTCAGCTTGACGATGCCCGGCTCAATCTGAATTTCAGCATCGGCGTGGCTCTGTTCCCCGAGCATGCCGAGGCGAAGGACGCGCTGATCGCCGCTGCCGATGAAGCGCTCTACGACGCCAAGGCCACGCCCGGCACCCAGTACCGGCTCTTCCGAACCGACCTGTCCGATCAGCAGTCCCGGCGGCAGTCGTTGTCCGAGCGTCTCGCTCAGGCTGTGGCTGCCGACCGCTTCGATCTGAGTTATCAGCCCATCGTTGATGCCGCGACGGGAGTGACGTGGGGGCTGGAAGCCCTGTTGCGCTGGCGACTGGACGACGCCCTTGTCCCCGCCTGCGACTTCATCGATGTGCTCGAGTCCCACGGTCTGCTCCGACGCCTGCAGCCGCTGCTGCTGCGTCTGCTCACCCGCGATCTGGACATCATCCGCTCCGCCTTTGATGACACCGTGCAACTCTGCGTGAATCTCCTGCCCAGCCAGCTCACTGCGGAGACGGCCAATGCCGTGCTGGTGAACTGGCCGCGGCGGAATTCCCTCAGAGGCCTCGCTGCGGAGATCACCCCCGCCGCCTTTCAGTCGCCCACGGCGCAACGTTGCCTTCTCCTGCTGGCGGAGCATGGCGTGCAGCTCTCCATCGACGATTTCACAACCGTGCACGGCAACCTGATCGCTCTGCGGGATCAGGGGCCGGCCGTGCTGAAGATCGATGGGTCCCGCTTCGACCTCAGCGGCACCACCACCGCCGACCTGGCCATGGTGAACGCCCTGGCGGCCTACGCCCATGCCTGCGGCTCCCTCCTGGCTGTCAAGAACATCGATGACGCCAACGGCGCCGCTCAGCTTCGCCAGTCCGAGGTGGATCTGATCCAGGGCCGTGCCATCTGTGATCCCCTGCCGCTGGGCGAGTGCATCAGATGGTGCCAGGACCGCTCCAGCGCAGGCTGATCGTGATCAGGCGGCCCCCGTGCTGGAGCGCTCCGATCCTCCCCTCTCCTCATTGACCTCTGCGCCGGTCTCCTGGCTCTCCGAGGCCGCTTCGATCTGATCGGCCATCCAGTCCTCGGCGATCACGTTCACCGTGCTGGCCACGGGAATCGCCAGCAGGATGCCCGGCAGACCGGCCACCTTGGCCCCGAGGAAGAGGGTGAAGAGCAGCCAGAGGGGATTGAGGCCCACCATGCTGCCCATCACGCGCGGCACGATCACGTTGTCGAGGATCTGGCCCAGAACGAAGGCGATCACGAACACGGTGATCCCCACTGAGAGGTTGTTCACCATCAGGAAGCCGCTCACCGACACCTGGGCGATGGCACCCATGAAGGGGAGCATGCTCGCCATGCCGATCAGAAAGCCGAACAGGGCGCCGTAGGGAACGCCGACCAGCGTGAACACCAGCGCCAGCACCACGCTGAAGCCGAAGGCCAGGATCACCTGCCCCCGCAGGAAGGTGCGAATCCGCACAGGCAGTTCCCGGCCGATGCGCTGGCGCCACCAGGGTGGCAGCCAGCGCATCAGGCCGTCCCAGGCCGACGGCCCCCCCACCAGCAGGAACACCGTGAGGATCAGGGTGAGGAACAGAAACAGACCGGCGCTGACGCTGGCGCTGAACAGATCGGGCAGGACTCCCACCACCGAACCGGCCAGGTTGGCCACCTGGGCCTGCAGCGACTCCATCAGGGAGGCGCCGGCACCGCTGCCGCCATGCAGCGCCGCCAGCGACTGGACCCAGGCCGCGAGGCCCTGGGCGGAATCCACCCAGGTGGGCAGGGCTGCCATCAGGCTGCGGACCTGACCGGCCAGCAGCGGGCTGAGCACCACGGCGCCCCCGGTCAGCAGCAGCACGGCCGCCACCACCACCACCAGCAGGCTGAGGCCCCGCCCGAGGCCGATCCGCTGCAGCCGCCGCACCGGCAGGTCCACCAGGATCGCCACCACCACCGCCAGGATGAAGATGGTGAGGAAGGGCTGGAGATAAGCCATCAGGCGCAGCAGCAGCCAGGCGTTGAGGAACCAGAGCGGCAGCAGCAGGGCATTGCGCAGCCAGCGGGGCTGGGTCACCAGGGGGCGGAGCGGCAGGGTCATGACAGAGGCGTGGATGGCTGACTCAGAACGGTTCGGCTCCGATCGCTAGAACGGAGCTGAGGCTCACGGCGGTCGGTTCATGGAAGTCAGTGTCTGGCAGAGCGGAGCCCCCGGCGAGCCCCTCTCCCGCGCCACCGCCCACCTGCCGGAACCGGCGGAGGATGAGCTGGTGCTGGAGGTGCTGCACTGCGGCCTTTGCCACAGCGACGTCTCCATGCTGGACAACGCCTGGGGCCTCAGCAGCTTCCCCCTCGTTCCCGGCCACGAAGTGGTCGGCCGGGTCTGCGCGGTGGGGCCGGGCGTGAACCCCGATCTGATCGGCCAGTTGCGGGGGCTGGGCTGGATCTCGGGCAGCTGCCGCCACTGCATCCGCTGCCTCGGTGGGGACGCCAACCTCTGCGGCTCACTCGAATCCACCATCGTCGGTCGGCAGGGCGGATTCGCCAGCCACGTGATGGCCCATCAGGACTGGGCCGTGCCCATTCCCGACTCGGTGGCTCCGGAGGATGCCGGTCCGCTGTTCTGCGGTGGCGTCACCGTCTTCGCCCCTCTGATCGATGAGGCCGTCTCGCCCACGGCGCGGGTCGCGGTGATCGGCATCGGTGGTCTGGGCCATCTGGCGCTCCAGTTCGCCCGCGCCTGGGGTTGCGAGGTCACCGCCCTGACCACCACGCCGGCCAAGCGGCAGGAGGCGATCGGCTTCGGTGCCCATGAGGTGGTCGCCCTGGCGGATCTGGGCGGCTGCGCCGGACGCTTTGATCTGATCATCAACACCAGCAACCACAGCCTCGACTGGGCGGCGGTGATCGGCGCCCTGGCCCCCCGCGGCCGCCTGCATCAGCTCGGCGCCGTGCTGGAGCCCATTCCCGTGGCGGCCTTCGATCTGATCGCCACCCGCCGCTCGATCACGGGCAGCCCCACCTCCTCGCCGGCCAGCCTGGTGAAGATGATGGAGTTCTGCGGGCGCCACGGCATCCGCCCCGCGGTGGAGCACCTGCCGATGGCCGAGCTCAACACGGCGATCGAACGGCTGCGCCGGGGCGATGTGCGCTACCGCTTCGTGCTCGACGGTCCGGCCTGAGGGGGCATGGGCCAGTCCAGCGACGAGGTCATCGCCAGCCTGCGCCACAGCCTCGGCACGCTCGAGGCGGCGCTGAGCGTAGTGGATGAGGCCCTGGTGATCACCAGCCGGGCCAATGCGATCGAGTGGTGCAACACGGCCTTCGAGGAGCTGGCCGGCCGGCGGCGCATGTTCCTGCTCGGTAGCGATCTCTGCACCATCCTCGAAGACATTCACAGCCCGGAGAATGCGGAAGCCTGCGGGCTGTTCCTCGCCGATTTCCGCACCCTCAACACCGGCGCACGGGTGTTTCAGCTCAATCCCGGTCTGCCCTGGGAAACGGTGTCCCTCACCTGGGCGCCGGTGTGGATCCCGGGCCGGGAGAGCCTGATCACGGCCATCCGCAACATCAGCGACCTGGCCCGCAGCGAGCGGCAGCTGCGGCAGGCCAACGACACCCTCGAGGAGCAGGTGCGGCGCCGCACCGCCGAGCTGCGTTCCGCCCGCGACGAAGCGGTGGCCGCCAACCGGGCCAAGACCATCTTCCTGGCCAACATGAGTCATGAGATCCGCACGCCGATGAATGCCGTGATCGGCATGAGCGAGCTCCTCATGGACACCTCGCTCGACGAGCGTCAGCAGGAACTGGTCGACACCCTGCACACCAGCGGTGAGCACCTGCTGGCCCTGATCTCCGACATCCTCGACATCAGCCGCATCCAGGCCGATCGCATGGAACTGTGCGAGCGGCGCTTCGACCTGCGCTCGCTGCTCGACGACTGCCTCGCCCTGATCCAGCCGCTGGCGGAGAGCAAGGGCCTGCAGCTCCGCCGCACGGGTCCCGAGCTCTGGCCTCCGCCGCTGCTGGGGGACCGGATGCGTCTGCGCCAGATCCTGGTGAATCTGCTCAGCAATGCGGTGAAGTACACCGAAACCGGCTGGCTGAAGCTGGAGGTGGAGGCCCCGCCTGCAACAGGCGAGCGTCAGGATCTGCGGCTGGTGGTGAGCGACAGCGGCATCGGCATCCGCCGGGAGTTCCTCGCCGTGATCTTCGAGGACTTCTCCCGCGATGTGAAGGCCGAGGTCAAGGGCGGCAGCACGGGCCTGGGCCTGGCCATCAGCCGCCGGCTCACCGAGCTGATGGGCGGCCGCATCGAGGCGGCGTCCACCCCCGGTCAGGGCAGCGTCTTCACGGTCTCCCTGGCCCTGCCGCTCGCCGGGCCGGCGGCTGACGCCCCGGCTGCGGCGGAACCCGGCGAGGGCGGGAACGCTCCTCTGGAGGACGACTTCTCCGACCTGCGGCTGCTGGTGGCGGAGGACAACCCGGTCAACCAGCGGGTGATCCAGCTCATGCTCCGGAAACTCGGGATCGAGGCGGCCCTCGTGAGCGATGGCGCCGAAGTGCTCACCTGGCTGGAGAGCCACAGAGCCGATGTGGTGCTGATGGACATCGAGATGCCGGAGATGGATGGCCTGGAGGCCACGCGCCGGTTGCGGCGGCGGCCGGGGCCCCAGCCCTACGTGATCGCCCTGACGGCCTATTCCTTCAACTCCCAGCGGCAGGGCTGCCTCGCCGCCGGCATGAACGACTTCCTCTCCAAGCCGATCAAGGCCGCTCAGCTGCGCGACGCCTTCCGCCGCTACCGCGACGCCGAGGCGGTCCCGGCCCGTCCCTCCGCACCCCCGAACGATTGATGGCCTTTGACCCCTCAGGCCCGGATGCCGCTCCGGGTTCAGCGTCAACCGTGCTCGATCCAGCCATCTGGCAGGAGCTCAGGAGTCTCTTCGAAGGGGATGAGGCCGGCCTGGCGGATCTGGTGCGCACCTTCGCCGACGACTCGCAGCGAACCCTGGATCGGCTGGCGGATCCAGGTCTGCCCGCCGAACGCTGGCGGGCCGGTCTGCATCGGCTGCGCTCAGCCAGCGCCGGCATCGGTGCGGCGGCCCTGTCGGCGCTCTGCGCCGACCTGGAGGCCGGCGAGCCCCCCGGCCCCGACTGTCCTGGCCCGCTGCTGGAGCGCCTCCGTCGCGAGCGTGAGGCGGCCCTGCGCGCCCTGGGCGGAGCGACAGGGGATCCGTCCGAGACGCAGGAGACCGACCCCGGCTGATGGAGCCCGCGGCCTGCCGGATCGATGCCCCCCCGGTGCTCGTGGTTGATGACGACCCGGTGCACCGGCGCATCACCGCGGCCCGCCTCAGCCGCAACGGTCAGCGGGTGCTCGATGCCGGATCCGGTCCTGAGGCGCTCGAACTGGCCCGCACCGGCGGCCCGCCTGCCGTGGTGCTCTGCGACTGGGAGATGGAGGGGATGGATGGCCTCCAGGTCTGCTCGGCCTTCAAGGCCGATCCCGCCCTGAGCGGCTGCCACTTCATCCTGCTCACCGCCCGCTCGGGCGAGCCCGATCGCATCCGCGGGCTCGACTGCGGTGCGGACGATTTCCTCAGCAAGCCGATCAGCCAGGAGGAGCTGATGGCGCGCGTGCGCTGCGGCCTGCGGCTGCATGACGCCGCCGAGCGGCTGCGGCTGCTCTCGGCGGATCTGCAGGCCCAGCACAGCCTGATGGAGACCGAGATCCAGGCGGCGGCCCGCTATGTGCAGCAGCTGCTCCCGGTCCGGCTGGAGGGGGATGTGCAGGTGGTGGGCCGCTTCCAGCCCTGCTTCCACCTCGGCGGTGATGCCTACGACTCCTTCTGGGTCGACCGCCACCATCTCGTCCTCTACATCCTTGACGTCTCCGGCCATGGGCTGGCGGCGGCCCTGCCCTCGGTGTCGGTGGTGAATCTGCTGCGCTCCGGCAGCCTGCGCGTGCCCCTCACCCGTCCGGCGGCGGTGCTCTGCGAGCTGAACCGCCGCTTTGAGATGGAGGAGCAGGGCGGCCGCTACTTCACCATCTGGTACGGGGTCTTCGATCGCCGCAGCCGGCTGCTGCGCTACTCCAGCGCGGGTCATCCTCCCGGCCTGCTGCTGCGGGGCGCTCCCCATGTGCAGCCCCTCAGCACCCGCAACCTGCCCGTGGGCCTGCTGGAGAACGCCGAGTACGACGAGGGCCGCTGCCGGATCGAACGGGACTCGCGCCTGCTGCTCTACAGCGACGGCCTCTACGAGTGCGACGCTGAGGACCGGACACCTCTGGGGCTGATCGGACTGGAGGACCTGGCGGCGAGGCTGCCGGAGACCGATCCCGGCCTCGCCCTCGACCACCTGTTCGCTGAGGTGAGCCGGCGCCTTGGGGCCGCTCCGTTCAGCGACGACGCCTCGGCCCTGCTGGCCCGGTTCGCGGGCTGAGCGGCTGAGGTCTGCCGCCTCAGTCCTCCGGGCGGGTTTCGAACAGGGCCTCGGTGCCGGTCAGCTCCAGCAGCGTGCGGATCTGACTGTTGATGTGGCGCAGCTCCAGGGCCACCCGATGGGCCCTGGCCAGCTTCAGGGCGGCCATCAGACAACCGAAGCCGCTGCTGTCCATGAACTCCACTCCGCTGCAGTCGATCACCACATCGCGTGGCTCGCCGCTGAGCAGATCCTCCACCCGCATGCGGATGTCGGCGCCCGAATCACCGTTCAGGTGGCGCGGCGGACGGATCGTGTACGGATCAGGGTCTGCTGACATGGCCACAGTCGCGTGACTAGCACTTCGGTAGGGATCGAGGTTCGCATGGTCAGCACATCCACACTCCGCTCCCCCGGGTCGCTCGCCAGCCCCCGCTGGGTGGTGCCGTTCGAGGCGGTGACCCTGGCCGACATCGCCCAGGTGGGCGGGAAGAACGCCTCGCTGGGTGAGCTGCTCCAGGCTCTGCGTGCTGAGGGTGTGCGGGTGCCGGGCGGATTCGCGGTCACCGCCGCCGCCTACCGACGCGTGCTGGAGGCGGCCGGGCTCGGGCCGCGGCTCGAGAGCCTGCTGCAGGGACTCGACGGCAGCGATCTGGCGGCCCTGCAGCAGGCCGGCGCCGAAGCGCGACGGCTGGTGGCCGGAGCCCCCCTGCCGGCCCCGATCGAGGAGGCGATCCTCACGGCCTACCGGGCGATGGGCTCGCCGGCGGTGGCGGTCCGCTCCAGCGCCACCGCCGAGGATCTGCCGGAGGCCAGCTTCGCCGGTCAGCAGGACACCTACCTCAACGTTCAGGGCGACGACGCCCTGCTCGAAGCCTGCCGGCAGTGCTTCGCCTCTCTGTTCACCGATCGGGCGATCACCTACCGCCAGCTGCACGGCTTCGCCCACATGGAGGTGGCCCTCTCCATCGGTGTGCAGCGCATGGTGCGCTCGGACCTGGGCTCGGCCGGAGTGATGTTCAGCATCGACACCGAGAGCGGCTTCCGCGATGCCGTGCTCCTCACCGCCGCCTGGGGCCTCGGCGAGACGGTGGTGCAGGGGGAGGTGAACCCGGATGAGTACCTGATTCATAAGCCCACCCTGCTGGAGGGCTACCGGCCGATCCTCAGCCGCCGCCGCGGCAGCAAGGCCCAGCGGCTGGTCTATGCCGATGCCGCCGCCGACGGTGCTGCGGGCCGTCCGGTCCGCCTCGAGCCGGTGCCGGAGGAGCTGCGCCGTCGCTTCGCCCTCAGCGATGAGGAGGTGCTCACCCTGGCCCGCTGGGCCTGCCTGATCGAGCGCCACTACAGCGCGGTGCGCGGCACACCCACGCCGATGGACATCGAATGGGGCCGCGATGGCCGCAGCGGCGAGCTGTTCGTTCTTCAGGCCCGGCCGGAGACGGTGCAGTCGCAGCAGCGGGGGTCAGTGCTGCGCCGCTGGCATCTCGAACCCCACCATGCCCCGGTGCTGAGCAGGGGCCGGGCGATCGGCGCGGCGGTGAGCAGCGGGCCGGCGCGGGTGATCCAGGACCCCTCCCAGATCGATCGCTTCCGCGACGGCGATGTGCTCGTGACCGTGCGCACCGATCCGGACTGGGAACCGATCCTGCGCAAGGCCACCGGTGTGATCACCGACCAGGGCGGTCGCACCTGTCACGCGGCGATCATCGCCCGTGAGATGGGGCTGCCGGCGATCGTGGGCTGCGGCGACGCCACCCGCACGATCGACGATGGCCGGGTCGTCACCGCCTCCTGCTGCGAGGGGGAGGTGGGGCGCGTCTACGACGGAGCGTTGGCGACGCGGGTGGAGGAGGTGGAACTGGCGGAGATCCCCGCCACCCGCACCCGCATTCTGATGAACGTGGGCAATCCGGATGAAGCCCTCAACCTCGCCGCCATTCCCTGCGACGGGGTCGGTCTGGCCCGGCTGGAATTCATCATCGCCAACCACATCAAGGTGCATCCGATGGCGCTGCTCCATCCGGAGCGCATCGGGGATCCCGGCCAGCGCAGGGCTGTGGAGGCCCTGGCGGAGGGCTATGCCCACCCCGGCGACTTCTATGTCGACCGCCTGGCCCAGGGCATGGCACGCATCGCCGCCGCCTTCCATCCCCGTCCGGTGGTGCTGCGCTTCTCCGACTTCAAGACCAACGAATACGCCCGACTCCTCGGCGGTGCCGACTTCGAACCGCGGGAGGACAACCCGATGATCGGCTGGCGCGGGGCCTCCCGCTACAGCGCACCGGGATTCCGGGAGGCCTTCGCGCTGGAGTGCCGGGCCCTGCGGCGGGTGCGGATGGAGATGGGCCTGAAGGGGGCGACCCCGATGATCCCGTTCTGCCGCACGCCCGAGGAGGCCGATCGGGTGCTGGCGGTGATGGCCGAGGAGGGGCTGGTCCGCGGTGAGGACGGGCTGGAGGTGTACGTGATGTGCGAGCTGCCCAGCAATGTGATCGGTCTGGAGGCCTTCGCCGAACGCTTCGATGGCTTCTCGATCGGCACCAACGACCTCACCCAGCTCACCCTCGGCCTCGATCGCGATTCGGCCCTGGTGGCCGATCTCTTCGACGAGCGCCACCCGACGGTGAAGGCCATGATCAGCCTGGCCATCCGCACGGCGCGGCGCTGCGGCCGCAGGATCGGGCTCTGCGGCCAGGCCCCCAGCGACCATCCCGACTTCGCCCGCTTCCTGGTGGAGGAGGGCATCGATTCGATCAGCCTCAATCCGGATGCGGTGCTCAGCACCCGCCTGAAGGTGGCGGAGATCGAGCGGGAGCTGGATCCGTTTCCGTGAGCGAGCTGATCCGCGCCCTGATGCGGCCCGAGGCCTACGACCCGCCGGAAGCGGAGGTCACCCTGCTCGAGACCCACATCTCCTGGGTGCTGCTGGCCGGGGCCCACGCCTACAAGATCAAGAAGCCGGTGAATTTCGGCTTCATCGATTTCAGCTCGCCCGCCCGGCGCGCCGAGGCCTGCGCCACCGAGCTGCGGCTGAATCGGCGCTTCAATCCGGATCTCTACCTCGCCTGCCAGCCGATTCATGGCCCGCTGCCGCAGGCGGCCTTCCATGGCGACGGGCCCGTGATCGAGCAGGCGGTGAAGATGCGCCGCTTCCGCCAGCAGGATCTGCTGCCGGCGGTGCTGCAGCGGGGCGGGGTCGGCGCAGCGGCGATCGAGCGACTGGCGGATGAGCTCGCGCGCGTTCATGCCGCAGCGCCTGTGGCCCCGGCCGGGGGGCCGTACGGCACGCCGGAGGCG
It encodes the following:
- a CDS encoding PP2C family protein-serine/threonine phosphatase, which translates into the protein MEPAACRIDAPPVLVVDDDPVHRRITAARLSRNGQRVLDAGSGPEALELARTGGPPAVVLCDWEMEGMDGLQVCSAFKADPALSGCHFILLTARSGEPDRIRGLDCGADDFLSKPISQEELMARVRCGLRLHDAAERLRLLSADLQAQHSLMETEIQAAARYVQQLLPVRLEGDVQVVGRFQPCFHLGGDAYDSFWVDRHHLVLYILDVSGHGLAAALPSVSVVNLLRSGSLRVPLTRPAAVLCELNRRFEMEEQGGRYFTIWYGVFDRRSRLLRYSSAGHPPGLLLRGAPHVQPLSTRNLPVGLLENAEYDEGRCRIERDSRLLLYSDGLYECDAEDRTPLGLIGLEDLAARLPETDPGLALDHLFAEVSRRLGAAPFSDDASALLARFAG
- a CDS encoding Hpt domain-containing protein gives rise to the protein MAFDPSGPDAAPGSASTVLDPAIWQELRSLFEGDEAGLADLVRTFADDSQRTLDRLADPGLPAERWRAGLHRLRSASAGIGAAALSALCADLEAGEPPGPDCPGPLLERLRREREAALRALGGATGDPSETQETDPG
- a CDS encoding STAS domain-containing protein is translated as MSADPDPYTIRPPRHLNGDSGADIRMRVEDLLSGEPRDVVIDCSGVEFMDSSGFGCLMAALKLARAHRVALELRHINSQIRTLLELTGTEALFETRPED
- a CDS encoding NAD(P)-dependent alcohol dehydrogenase, with the protein product MEVSVWQSGAPGEPLSRATAHLPEPAEDELVLEVLHCGLCHSDVSMLDNAWGLSSFPLVPGHEVVGRVCAVGPGVNPDLIGQLRGLGWISGSCRHCIRCLGGDANLCGSLESTIVGRQGGFASHVMAHQDWAVPIPDSVAPEDAGPLFCGGVTVFAPLIDEAVSPTARVAVIGIGGLGHLALQFARAWGCEVTALTTTPAKRQEAIGFGAHEVVALADLGGCAGRFDLIINTSNHSLDWAAVIGALAPRGRLHQLGAVLEPIPVAAFDLIATRRSITGSPTSSPASLVKMMEFCGRHGIRPAVEHLPMAELNTAIERLRRGDVRYRFVLDGPA
- a CDS encoding response regulator, with product MGQSSDEVIASLRHSLGTLEAALSVVDEALVITSRANAIEWCNTAFEELAGRRRMFLLGSDLCTILEDIHSPENAEACGLFLADFRTLNTGARVFQLNPGLPWETVSLTWAPVWIPGRESLITAIRNISDLARSERQLRQANDTLEEQVRRRTAELRSARDEAVAANRAKTIFLANMSHEIRTPMNAVIGMSELLMDTSLDERQQELVDTLHTSGEHLLALISDILDISRIQADRMELCERRFDLRSLLDDCLALIQPLAESKGLQLRRTGPELWPPPLLGDRMRLRQILVNLLSNAVKYTETGWLKLEVEAPPATGERQDLRLVVSDSGIGIRREFLAVIFEDFSRDVKAEVKGGSTGLGLAISRRLTELMGGRIEAASTPGQGSVFTVSLALPLAGPAADAPAAAEPGEGGNAPLEDDFSDLRLLVAEDNPVNQRVIQLMLRKLGIEAALVSDGAEVLTWLESHRADVVLMDIEMPEMDGLEATRRLRRRPGPQPYVIALTAYSFNSQRQGCLAAGMNDFLSKPIKAAQLRDAFRRYRDAEAVPARPSAPPND